Proteins from a genomic interval of Euwallacea fornicatus isolate EFF26 chromosome 1, ASM4011564v1, whole genome shotgun sequence:
- the LOC136341840 gene encoding zinc finger protein 385B-like, translating into MLANMHSGIQDVPEGFVDVPEEPVLKKGLDHGLNTQISTVSNTSDGALFCDICNIRVTSTKILQRHLEGRKHKSRAERRGKTFHCDICDVTANSEIQLNIHLSSTKHKSRVAREEYKEFFDVSAYSKSMYVLMFAVFCIILNLIILVKVAM; encoded by the coding sequence ATGCTGGCGAATATGCACAGTGGTATCCAGGATGTGCCTGAAGGCTTCGTGGACGTTCCCGAAGAACCTGTCCTAAAAAAAGGGCTTGACCATGGCCTGAACACCCAGATTAGTACTGTAAGTAATACAAGTGATGGGGCCCTATTCTGCGACATCTGCAATATCCGCGTAACTAGTACCAAAATCCTTCAAAGACATTTGGAAGGGCGGAAACACAAGTCCAGAGCTGAAAGAAGAGGCAAAACGTTCCATTGTGACATTTGTGATGTGACCGCCAATAGTGAAATTCAATTGAACATCCATTTGTCCAGTACCAAGCACAAGTCACGTGTGGCCAGAGAGGAGTACAAGGAATTTTTTGACGTGTCTGCATATTCCAAGAGCATGTACGTTTTGATGTTCGCTGTattttgtatcattttgaACCTGATTATTTTAGTTAAAGTCGCCATGTAG